The following proteins come from a genomic window of Streptococcus oralis:
- a CDS encoding LytTR family DNA-binding domain-containing protein, producing MKVELQINETYKEEKLIVQAPKSTEKVQKVVEFAENLDQKEKIKGKIEDQVYLVKISKIQRFYIENRKVLAETASQTYSIDLRLYQVLEILPTTFIQISQSEIVNIDSISHLKLTPNGLVEIFLKNESFTYSSRRYLKTIKEKLEL from the coding sequence ATGAAAGTAGAACTACAGATTAATGAGACTTACAAGGAGGAAAAGCTGATTGTCCAAGCACCTAAATCAACCGAAAAAGTCCAGAAAGTCGTCGAGTTCGCAGAAAATCTTGACCAAAAGGAAAAAATCAAAGGAAAGATTGAAGATCAGGTCTATCTAGTTAAGATTAGTAAGATTCAGCGCTTTTATATAGAGAATCGGAAGGTTCTAGCAGAAACGGCAAGTCAGACCTACAGCATTGATTTGCGACTCTATCAGGTTCTTGAAATTCTGCCGACCACTTTTATCCAAATTTCCCAATCTGAAATCGTCAATATCGATTCCATCTCTCATCTCAAGCTCACGCCCAACGGTCTGGTTGAAATTTTCTTAAAAAACGAAAGCTTCACCTACTCTTCACGCCGTTACCTAAAAACCATCAAGGAGAAATTAGAACTATGA
- a CDS encoding DUF3021 domain-containing protein, which yields MKKQIFHDAAAGVLIGLILSIIFSLIYAPSTYAPLSSDSLIGQVMLQHQVHGALVLLYCTIIWSSIGILFSFGSRLFSRDWSLLRATLSHFFLMLAGFVPLATLAGWFPFHWTFYLQLIPEFAIVYLIIWAILYKREAKKVDHINQLLAHKK from the coding sequence ATGAAAAAACAAATCTTTCACGACGCAGCTGCTGGTGTCCTCATCGGCCTCATCCTCTCTATCATCTTTTCACTCATTTATGCACCAAGTACCTACGCCCCACTGAGTTCCGATTCTCTAATCGGCCAAGTGATGCTTCAACATCAAGTTCACGGTGCCCTTGTCTTACTCTACTGCACGATCATCTGGTCATCCATCGGTATTCTCTTTAGCTTTGGCAGTCGCTTATTCAGCCGTGACTGGAGCTTGCTCCGTGCCACACTTTCCCATTTCTTCCTCATGCTGGCTGGCTTTGTTCCACTGGCAACTCTGGCTGGTTGGTTCCCCTTCCACTGGACCTTCTATCTCCAGCTCATTCCAGAGTTTGCGATTGTCTACCTCATCATCTGGGCTATTCTCTATAAAAGAGAAGCTAAAAAAGTAGACCACATCAATCAACTTTTGGCCCATAAAAAGTAA
- the mutS gene encoding DNA mismatch repair protein MutS translates to MTTEKLSPGMQQYVDIKKQYPDAFLLFRMGDFYELFYEDAVNAAQILEISLTSRNKNAENPIPMAGVPYHSAQQYIDVLIEQGYKVAIAEQMEDPKQAVGVVKREVVQVITPGTVVDSSKPDSQNNFLVALDRDGNQFGLAYMDLVTGDFYVTGLLDFTLVCGEIRNLKAREVVLGYDLSEEEEQILSRQMNLVLSYEKEAFEDLHLLDSRLAAVEQAAASKLLQYVHRTQMRELNHLKPVIRYEIKDFLQMDYATKASLDLVENARSGKKQGSLFWLLDETKTAMGMRLLRSWIHRPLIDKERIVQRQEVVQVFLDHFFERSDLTDSLKGVYDIERLASRVSFGKTNPKDLLQLATTLSSVPRIRAILEGMEQPALAYLIEQLDGIPELESLISAAIAPEAPHVITEGGIIRTGFDETLDKYRRVLREGTSWIAEIEAKERENSGISTLKIDYNKKDGYYFHVTNSQLGNVPAHFFRKATLKNSERFGTEELARIEGDMLEAREKSANLEYEIFMRIREEVSKYIQRLQALAQGIATIDVLQSLAVVAETQHLIRPEFGDDSQIAIQKGRHAVVEKVMGAQTYIPNTIQMSEDTSIQLITGPNMSGKSTYMRQLAMMAVMAQMGSYVPAESAYLPIFDAIFTRIGAADDLVSGQSTFMVEMMEANNAISHATKNSLILFDELGRGTATYDGMALAQSIIEYIHEHIGAKTLFATHYHELTSLESSLEHLVNVHVATLEQDGQVTFLHKIEPGPADKSYGIHVAKIAGLPAELLARADKILTQLENQGTESPAPMRQTSAVTEQISLFDTPAEHPILAELAQLDVYNMTPMQAMNVLVEFKQKL, encoded by the coding sequence ATGACGACAGAAAAACTATCACCTGGTATGCAGCAGTATGTGGATATTAAAAAGCAATATCCAGATGCTTTTTTGCTCTTTCGGATGGGTGATTTTTATGAGCTGTTTTATGAAGATGCGGTCAATGCGGCGCAGATTTTAGAGATTTCACTGACCAGTCGTAATAAAAATGCAGAAAATCCGATACCCATGGCAGGCGTTCCCTATCATTCTGCCCAGCAGTATATCGATGTTCTGATTGAGCAGGGCTATAAGGTAGCCATAGCCGAGCAGATGGAGGATCCCAAACAAGCGGTTGGGGTTGTCAAGCGAGAGGTGGTTCAGGTCATCACCCCCGGTACAGTGGTTGATAGTAGTAAGCCCGATAGTCAGAACAATTTCTTGGTTGCCTTAGATCGTGATGGCAATCAATTTGGCTTGGCTTATATGGATCTAGTGACAGGTGATTTTTATGTGACAGGTTTATTGGATTTTACTCTCGTTTGTGGGGAAATCCGTAACCTCAAGGCTCGAGAAGTGGTGCTGGGTTATGACTTGTCTGAGGAAGAAGAACAAATCCTCAGCCGTCAGATGAATCTGGTACTTTCTTATGAAAAAGAAGCCTTTGAGGACCTTCATTTACTGGATTCACGACTGGCAGCTGTGGAGCAAGCGGCAGCTAGTAAGCTCCTCCAGTATGTTCACCGGACCCAGATGCGGGAATTGAACCACCTCAAACCTGTTATCCGCTATGAAATCAAAGATTTCTTGCAGATGGATTATGCTACTAAGGCTAGTTTGGATTTGGTTGAGAATGCCCGTTCAGGCAAGAAGCAAGGCAGTCTTTTCTGGCTTTTGGATGAAACCAAAACGGCTATGGGTATGCGGCTCTTACGTTCTTGGATTCATCGTCCCTTGATTGATAAGGAGCGAATCGTCCAGCGTCAAGAGGTGGTGCAGGTCTTTCTTGACCACTTCTTTGAGCGTAGTGATTTAACGGACAGTCTCAAAGGTGTTTATGATATCGAACGCTTGGCTAGTCGGGTTTCTTTTGGCAAGACCAATCCCAAGGATCTCTTGCAGTTAGCTACTACATTGTCTAGTGTGCCACGTATTCGAGCAATATTAGAAGGGATGGAGCAACCTGCTCTAGCCTATCTCATCGAACAGTTGGATGGAATCCCTGAGTTGGAGAGCTTGATTAGCGCAGCGATTGCTCCTGAGGCTCCTCATGTGATTACGGAAGGTGGCATTATCCGAACGGGATTTGATGAGACTTTGGATAAATACCGTCGAGTGCTCAGAGAAGGGACCAGTTGGATTGCAGAGATTGAGGCTAAGGAGAGAGAAAACTCTGGTATCAGCACGCTCAAGATTGACTACAATAAAAAAGATGGCTACTATTTCCATGTGACCAATTCGCAACTGGGGAATGTGCCAGCCCACTTTTTCCGCAAGGCAACGCTGAAAAACTCGGAACGCTTTGGGACTGAGGAATTGGCCCGTATCGAGGGGGATATGTTGGAGGCGCGTGAGAAGTCAGCCAACCTAGAGTACGAAATTTTTATGCGTATCCGAGAGGAAGTCAGTAAGTATATCCAGCGTTTGCAGGCTCTAGCCCAAGGAATTGCGACGATTGATGTTTTGCAAAGTCTGGCGGTTGTAGCTGAAACCCAGCATTTGATTCGACCTGAGTTCGGTGACGACTCACAAATCGCTATCCAGAAAGGTCGCCATGCTGTCGTCGAAAAGGTCATGGGAGCGCAGACCTATATTCCAAATACGATTCAGATGTCAGAAGATACCAGCATTCAACTGATTACGGGACCCAACATGAGCGGGAAGTCCACCTATATGCGCCAACTAGCCATGATGGCGGTTATGGCCCAGATGGGTTCCTATGTTCCTGCTGAGAGCGCCTACTTACCGATTTTTGATGCCATCTTTACCCGTATCGGAGCGGCAGATGACTTGGTTTCAGGTCAATCAACCTTCATGGTGGAGATGATGGAGGCCAACAATGCCATTTCGCATGCGACCAAGAATTCCTTGATTCTCTTTGATGAGTTAGGTCGAGGAACTGCGACTTATGATGGGATGGCTCTTGCCCAGTCCATCATCGAATACATTCATGAACATATCGGAGCCAAAACCCTCTTTGCGACCCACTACCATGAGTTGACCAGTCTGGAGTCTAGCTTGGAACACTTGGTCAATGTTCATGTGGCAACCTTGGAGCAGGATGGGCAGGTTACCTTCCTTCACAAGATCGAACCAGGACCAGCTGACAAATCCTACGGTATCCATGTTGCTAAGATTGCTGGTTTACCAGCAGAACTTTTAGCAAGGGCGGATAAGATTTTGACCCAGCTAGAGAATCAAGGAACAGAAAGTCCAGCTCCAATGAGGCAAACAAGTGCCGTTACGGAACAGATTTCACTCTTTGATACGCCAGCAGAACATCCTATCCTAGCAGAATTAGCTCAGCTGGATGTGTACAATATGACGCCTATGCAAGCTATGAATGTCTTAGTTGAGTTCAAACAAAAATTATAA
- the argR gene encoding arginine repressor, with the protein MRKKERHQLIKKMITEEKLATQKDIQDRLEVRNVFVTQTTLSRDLREIGLIKVKKNGMVYYVLANETEKIDLVEFLSHHLEGVARAEFTLVLHTKLGEAAVLANIVDENKDEAILGTVAGANTLLVICRDQHVAKLMEERLLDLMKDK; encoded by the coding sequence ATGAGAAAAAAAGAACGGCACCAGTTGATTAAAAAGATGATCACTGAGGAAAAACTAGCTACACAAAAGGATATCCAAGATCGCCTAGAAGTTCGGAATGTCTTTGTGACGCAAACGACCTTGTCTCGCGACCTGCGCGAGATCGGCTTGATCAAGGTTAAGAAAAATGGTATGGTGTATTATGTGCTAGCGAATGAAACAGAAAAGATTGATTTGGTAGAGTTTTTGTCGCATCATCTAGAAGGGGTTGCGAGAGCAGAGTTTACTTTGGTACTTCATACCAAGCTGGGAGAAGCGGCCGTGTTAGCAAATATTGTTGATGAAAATAAGGACGAGGCGATTTTAGGGACGGTTGCTGGTGCCAATACCTTACTGGTTATTTGTCGAGACCAGCATGTTGCCAAGCTCATGGAAGAGCGTTTGCTAGATTTGATGAAGGATAAATAG
- the argS gene encoding arginine--tRNA ligase — protein sequence MSTKKLIASELASVIDSLDQEAILNLLEQPKNSDMGDIAFPAFSLAKVERKAPQIIAAEIAEKINSQAFEKVVATGPYVNFFLDKSAISGAVIKEIIEKGSDYAQQTEGQEQNITIDLSSPNIAKPFSVGHLRSTVIGDALSNIFKKMGYNTIKINHLGDWGKQFGLLMVAYKKWGSKEAVEANPIDELLKLYVRINAEIEDDPALDDEGRLWFKKLEDGDPEATQLWQWFRDESLVEFNRIYKLLNVEFDSLNGEAFYNDKMDEAVQILEEKGLLEESRGASIVNLDDVELPPAMIKKSDGATLYITRDIATAIYRARTYNFVKNVYAVGQEQSNHFKQLKAVLKKMGFDWSDDMIHVDFGLVTKNRQKLSTRKGNIILLEPTLQEAISRAKAQIEAKNPDLENKEQVAQAVGVGAVKFYDLKTDRRNGYDFDLEAMVSFEGETGPYIQYAYARIQSLLRKAGFQPNAQASYSLNDAESWEIIKLLQDFARVIKRASVNYDPSLIAKYAISLAQAFNKYYAHTRILDESPERDSRLALSYATAVVLKEALRLLGVEAPEKM from the coding sequence ATGAGTACAAAAAAACTGATTGCTAGTGAATTGGCTAGCGTCATTGATAGCCTAGATCAAGAGGCTATTTTAAATTTACTAGAACAACCAAAAAACTCTGACATGGGAGATATCGCTTTTCCTGCTTTCTCACTTGCAAAAGTCGAACGCAAAGCCCCTCAAATAATTGCTGCTGAAATCGCTGAAAAAATCAACAGCCAAGCCTTTGAAAAAGTTGTTGCAACTGGTCCTTACGTCAACTTCTTCCTTGATAAATCTGCCATTTCTGGAGCAGTTATCAAAGAGATCATCGAAAAAGGATCTGACTACGCTCAACAAACGGAAGGCCAAGAGCAAAATATCACGATTGACCTATCAAGTCCAAACATCGCAAAACCTTTCTCAGTAGGTCACTTACGTTCAACTGTTATCGGAGATGCTCTTTCTAATATCTTTAAGAAAATGGGCTACAACACTATTAAAATCAACCACCTTGGAGACTGGGGTAAACAGTTTGGTCTTCTCATGGTTGCTTATAAAAAATGGGGAAGTAAGGAAGCCGTAGAAGCTAATCCAATTGACGAATTGTTAAAATTGTACGTTCGCATCAATGCTGAAATCGAAGATGACCCAGCTCTTGATGATGAAGGACGTCTCTGGTTTAAAAAATTGGAAGATGGCGATCCAGAAGCAACTCAACTTTGGCAGTGGTTCCGTGATGAAAGTTTGGTTGAGTTCAACCGCATTTACAAACTGTTGAATGTTGAATTTGATAGCTTAAACGGGGAGGCCTTCTATAATGACAAGATGGACGAAGCCGTGCAAATCCTTGAAGAAAAAGGTTTGCTAGAGGAGTCACGCGGAGCTAGCATTGTCAACCTCGATGATGTTGAACTTCCACCTGCTATGATTAAGAAATCTGACGGTGCAACCCTCTACATCACACGTGACATTGCGACAGCTATCTACCGTGCACGTACTTACAATTTTGTTAAAAATGTCTACGCAGTTGGTCAAGAACAGTCTAACCACTTTAAACAGTTAAAAGCCGTCTTGAAAAAAATGGGATTTGACTGGAGCGATGATATGATTCACGTAGACTTCGGTCTGGTAACCAAAAATCGTCAAAAGCTCTCTACTCGTAAGGGAAATATCATCCTGCTCGAACCTACCCTTCAGGAAGCTATCAGTCGTGCTAAAGCACAAATTGAAGCGAAAAATCCTGATCTCGAAAACAAGGAACAGGTTGCTCAAGCTGTCGGAGTGGGAGCTGTTAAATTCTACGACCTCAAGACTGACCGCCGAAATGGTTACGACTTTGACCTCGAAGCTATGGTTTCCTTTGAAGGAGAGACTGGTCCATACATCCAATACGCTTACGCTCGTATTCAGTCTCTACTTAGAAAAGCAGGCTTCCAACCAAATGCTCAAGCAAGTTACAGTCTAAATGATGCTGAAAGCTGGGAAATTATCAAACTTCTCCAAGACTTTGCCCGTGTCATCAAACGCGCATCTGTTAACTATGATCCATCGCTCATTGCCAAGTATGCAATCAGCTTGGCTCAAGCCTTCAATAAATACTATGCCCACACTCGTATCTTGGATGAAAGTCCAGAGCGCGACAGTCGCCTAGCCCTCAGCTACGCAACAGCTGTTGTTCTCAAAGAAGCCCTTCGTTTGCTTGGAGTAGAAGCACCAGAGAAGATGTGA
- a CDS encoding MarR family transcriptional regulator, with amino-acid sequence MSQYAYILVLISLVVLFLINKYEKEKLRQLLQEQLLRDEAFKTDIRERIQTTENINDVIDYINKGYRLGLLLSKEITEQLK; translated from the coding sequence ATGAGCCAGTATGCTTATATCTTAGTTCTTATCAGCCTTGTCGTTCTTTTTCTCATCAATAAATACGAAAAAGAAAAACTTCGACAACTCCTTCAGGAACAGCTTCTGAGGGACGAAGCTTTCAAAACAGACATACGCGAACGGATCCAAACAACGGAAAATATCAATGATGTGATTGACTACATCAATAAAGGTTACCGTTTAGGACTCCTGCTTTCTAAGGAAATCACTGAGCAACTGAAATAA
- a CDS encoding NRAMP family divalent metal transporter has product MSQVTLSNQSTWASKLKAMGPGILMASAAVGGSHIVSSTQAGGSYGWSLLLLVILANVFKYPFFRFGAEYTADTGKTLVEGYAEKGKLYLWIFFVLNVFSAMVNTAGVAILCSAIIASAFPMIGLSITQWSLILVAVIWAMLLFGGYKLLDGMAKWIMSALTIATVLAVIIAAIKHPEYSSDFVEKTPWQMAALPFIVSLLGWMPAPIEISAINSLWSAEKKKTVNFNTEDALFDFNVGYIGTAILAVFFVALGALIQYPTGQAVEAASAKYISQFVGMYASVLGEWSRYLITFIAFLCIFGTVITVIDGYSRVNQASLQLLANQKEDNRKSLNIWMTITAIIGIVIIKFFAGQVSTMLRFAMIGSFLTTPFFALLNYVLVTGENKNLPSWLKLLAIAGLIFLFGFAIFFIYALAIGKAG; this is encoded by the coding sequence ATGTCACAAGTTACGTTATCAAACCAGTCAACCTGGGCAAGCAAACTAAAGGCAATGGGACCAGGAATCCTAATGGCTTCTGCTGCTGTTGGAGGTTCTCATATCGTATCCTCTACTCAAGCTGGTGGTTCTTATGGGTGGTCACTACTCCTCTTGGTTATCTTGGCCAATGTTTTTAAATATCCATTTTTCCGTTTTGGTGCCGAATATACTGCCGACACTGGTAAAACCTTGGTCGAAGGCTATGCCGAAAAAGGGAAACTCTATCTCTGGATTTTCTTTGTCCTCAATGTCTTCTCTGCTATGGTCAATACAGCTGGAGTCGCTATCCTTTGCTCAGCCATCATCGCTAGCGCCTTTCCAATGATTGGTCTTAGCATCACTCAATGGTCCCTTATCCTTGTTGCAGTCATTTGGGCCATGCTACTCTTTGGTGGCTACAAACTATTGGATGGTATGGCAAAATGGATTATGTCTGCTTTGACCATTGCAACAGTTCTTGCAGTTATCATTGCAGCAATTAAGCATCCAGAATACAGCTCTGATTTTGTCGAAAAGACACCTTGGCAAATGGCGGCCCTCCCTTTTATCGTTTCCCTCTTAGGCTGGATGCCTGCCCCTATTGAAATCTCAGCTATCAACTCACTTTGGTCAGCCGAAAAGAAAAAAACCGTTAACTTTAATACAGAAGATGCTCTTTTCGACTTTAACGTTGGTTACATTGGAACTGCTATCCTAGCTGTATTCTTTGTGGCACTAGGAGCACTCATTCAATATCCTACAGGACAGGCAGTTGAAGCCGCTTCAGCCAAATACATTTCTCAATTTGTGGGCATGTATGCCTCTGTCCTTGGCGAATGGTCTCGATATTTGATTACCTTCATCGCTTTCCTCTGTATCTTTGGGACAGTAATTACTGTCATCGATGGCTATTCACGTGTCAATCAGGCCTCCCTTCAACTCTTAGCAAATCAAAAAGAGGATAATCGTAAATCTTTGAACATCTGGATGACCATCACAGCTATCATTGGTATCGTCATCATCAAGTTCTTTGCCGGTCAAGTTTCAACCATGCTCCGCTTCGCCATGATTGGATCTTTTCTTACAACACCATTCTTTGCCCTTTTGAACTATGTGTTGGTCACAGGTGAAAATAAAAATCTTCCTTCTTGGCTAAAACTCCTCGCTATCGCAGGATTGATTTTCCTCTTTGGCTTCGCTATCTTCTTTATCTATGCACTTGCTATCGGAAAAGCAGGATAG
- the nrdI gene encoding class Ib ribonucleoside-diphosphate reductase assembly flavoprotein NrdI, producing the protein MKKISLVYISLSGNTESFVTRLKDYLLSQYEGIEVQKIHIKDLVKEGQEFFEMEHPYIAFLPTYLEGGNGVDNGDVEILTTPLGDFIAYGDNASKCFGVVGSGNRNFNNQYCLTAKQYSQRFGFPVLADFEMRGMLGDIKKVAAIIADLYGLDSES; encoded by the coding sequence ATGAAAAAAATATCCTTAGTTTATATCAGTTTGAGCGGGAATACGGAGAGTTTTGTAACCCGACTCAAGGACTATCTCTTGTCCCAGTACGAAGGGATTGAGGTCCAAAAAATCCATATCAAGGACCTAGTCAAGGAAGGTCAAGAATTCTTTGAAATGGAACATCCCTATATCGCTTTCTTGCCGACCTATCTAGAAGGTGGGAATGGTGTCGATAACGGCGATGTCGAGATTTTAACAACTCCACTGGGCGACTTTATCGCCTATGGAGACAATGCTAGTAAGTGTTTTGGGGTAGTTGGTTCTGGTAATCGTAATTTTAACAATCAATACTGTCTGACAGCCAAGCAGTATAGTCAGCGCTTTGGTTTCCCAGTTTTGGCTGATTTTGAAATGCGTGGTATGCTGGGAGATATTAAAAAGGTCGCAGCGATTATCGCGGACTTATATGGATTGGATTCAGAAAGTTAG
- a CDS encoding ABC transporter permease has product MKKKPIYLWILLVLSALISASSLFGILGPVPSKEVLRASLSNSGSLTAQQIEDTVNYTYQVTAASHSIFNVVLIVLSAILVVIAFVFLVRKNVQFANYAYLGYLLLAIVGLVYSFMNIQDAVQLIKDDTLGLGIGALAKGTVILFMIINVLFLALVFYKMWRQQKDLAEEAEAEEVA; this is encoded by the coding sequence ATGAAAAAGAAACCAATTTATCTCTGGATTTTGTTAGTCCTATCAGCACTTATTTCTGCTTCGTCATTATTTGGCATCTTGGGCCCAGTCCCTAGCAAAGAAGTTCTTCGTGCGAGTCTATCTAATAGTGGGTCCCTTACTGCTCAGCAAATAGAAGACACGGTTAACTATACCTACCAAGTAACAGCGGCATCGCACTCAATTTTTAATGTAGTTTTGATTGTTTTATCTGCTATTTTAGTTGTGATAGCCTTTGTGTTCTTAGTTCGTAAAAACGTCCAATTTGCAAACTATGCTTATCTTGGCTATCTTTTGCTAGCGATTGTTGGTTTGGTCTATTCTTTTATGAACATTCAAGATGCAGTTCAATTAATCAAAGATGATACTCTAGGCTTAGGAATAGGTGCATTAGCAAAAGGAACCGTTATTTTGTTCATGATTATCAATGTCCTCTTTTTAGCTTTAGTCTTTTACAAGATGTGGCGCCAGCAAAAAGATTTGGCTGAAGAAGCCGAAGCAGAGGAAGTTGCCTAA
- a CDS encoding response regulator transcription factor, whose translation MYKVLLVDDEYMVTEGLKRLIPFEKWDMQVVATANHADDALDYVKENPVDVIISDVNMPDKTGLEMIREMKELLPDTYYILLSGYQEFDYVKKAMNLSVVDYLVKPVDKVELSHLLEKIARQLQEKVEQSQTLSQELDEAGFTNYLAGKDSWWIGLSKEKQGSFTIPYYVLGQDWQIFISDQPLDGIVVTPFEAPYQQAFEKWKINAEKALFYGSVNLEKSESLFAYYEPIYRVIIQGNINQIIEELTLLEKVVLENTPRVAITKQLFTQFVMDVFHLFEHLKADDMTEIVKAIHAINSFKELVAYIKETLTKFFGQYRMNENVVSVLEVIGRDYQKELSLKDISKDLFINPVYLGQLIKRETNSTFAELLNKQRIKAAQQLLLSTNDSIEDVCYAVGYSNVGYFYKVFRKLCGKSPKAYRKQVETGL comes from the coding sequence ATGTATAAAGTTTTATTAGTAGACGACGAGTATATGGTGACAGAGGGGCTCAAGCGATTAATCCCCTTTGAAAAATGGGATATGCAAGTCGTCGCAACAGCCAATCATGCTGATGATGCTTTAGACTATGTCAAGGAAAATCCAGTAGATGTGATTATTTCCGATGTCAACATGCCAGATAAGACCGGACTTGAGATGATTAGGGAAATGAAAGAGCTACTTCCAGATACCTATTATATCTTGCTGTCAGGTTATCAGGAGTTTGACTACGTCAAAAAAGCTATGAACCTTAGTGTCGTGGATTATCTGGTCAAGCCAGTAGATAAGGTGGAGTTGAGTCATCTATTAGAAAAAATTGCGAGACAGCTTCAGGAAAAGGTGGAGCAAAGCCAAACTCTCAGCCAAGAATTGGATGAGGCAGGATTTACCAACTATTTAGCAGGTAAAGACAGCTGGTGGATAGGTCTTTCAAAGGAAAAACAAGGATCTTTCACTATTCCTTACTATGTTTTAGGTCAAGACTGGCAGATTTTTATCTCTGATCAACCACTAGATGGAATCGTAGTAACGCCTTTTGAAGCACCCTACCAACAAGCCTTTGAAAAATGGAAGATCAACGCAGAAAAAGCCCTCTTTTACGGTTCTGTTAATCTAGAAAAATCCGAGAGTTTATTTGCTTATTACGAACCGATTTATCGCGTGATTATCCAAGGAAATATCAATCAAATCATTGAAGAATTGACCCTACTGGAGAAGGTTGTCTTAGAGAACACACCGCGCGTGGCCATTACCAAACAGCTCTTCACCCAGTTTGTTATGGATGTCTTCCACTTGTTTGAGCACTTAAAAGCGGATGATATGACCGAGATTGTCAAAGCCATCCATGCTATTAACTCCTTTAAAGAATTGGTTGCCTACATCAAAGAAACCTTGACTAAGTTCTTTGGCCAGTACCGCATGAATGAAAACGTGGTCAGTGTTCTGGAGGTGATTGGGCGTGATTATCAGAAAGAGCTCTCGCTTAAGGATATTAGCAAGGATCTCTTTATCAATCCTGTCTATCTCGGTCAGCTAATCAAAAGAGAAACCAACTCAACCTTCGCAGAATTGCTCAACAAACAGCGGATTAAGGCAGCGCAACAGCTCTTGCTTTCAACCAATGATAGTATTGAAGATGTTTGCTATGCTGTTGGTTACAGCAATGTTGGATATTTCTACAAGGTTTTCCGTAAATTGTGCGGAAAATCACCAAAAGCATACCGTAAACAAGTCGAGACAGGCCTGTAA